A window of Diabrotica virgifera virgifera chromosome 9, PGI_DIABVI_V3a contains these coding sequences:
- the LOC126891459 gene encoding uncharacterized protein LOC126891459, translating into MHCYFLPKTSTKSYADYHEDMTAHLFEKLFKEQLLPNIPPNSVIVMGNASYHSRLLTKIPNSSTKKDGIVTFLRDKNIPLPKRVPLKKDLLNIVKSHNFKKEYVLDEFCKTQGHTILRLPPYYCIFNPIEMIWGIIKSRLRKCNQSLKLSAVLLDKIRQVVNEFDSDIFKNCISHVIDKENEYPIMDRTIAPIFIQPNLDTDSSSDDYNSD; encoded by the coding sequence ATGCATTGTTACTTTCTGCCAAAAACATCAACGAAATCATATGCCGATTATCATGAAGACATGACCGctcatttgtttgaaaaattatttaaggAACAACTTCTACCTAATATTCCACCCAATTCTGTAATTGTCATGGGCAATGCTTCTTATCATTCACGACTCTTAACAAAAATACCCAATAGTAGTACTAAGAAAGATGGCATTGTAACTTTCTTGCGAGATAAAAACATACCCCTTCCTAAAAGAGTTCCTTTAAAGAAAGATTTATTAAATATTGTAAAGTCCCACAATTTTAAGAAAGAATACGTACTTGATGAATTCTGTAAGACACAAGGACACACCATTTTACGCCTGCCACCTTATTACTGCATTTTTAATCCCATAGAAATGATTTGGGGCATAATAAAGTCGCGCTTAAGGAAATGCAATCAGTCGCTGAAATTGAGCGCAGTGCTGCTAGACAAGATACGCCAAGTAGTCAACGAGTTCGATAGTGACATTTTTAAGAATTGCATTTCCCATGTTATCGATAAAGAAAATGAATACCCCATAATGGATCGTACAATCGCCCCAATTTTTATTCAACCCAATTTGGACACTGACTCCAGTTCTGATGATTACAATTCTGATTGA